ccACTATGTCCTCCTCTGTGACACGGGGATGAAGGTTATTCACTGTGATCTTTGTGCCCTCCAGTGGACTACAGACAggctacaaaacacaaacaacacatcatTGACTGACTGACACATTCAGTGTCATGTGAATCTTTTCAAACAGAATATGACCACACATCACATTtataacgtgtgtgtgtgtgtgtgtgtgtgttacctgtgcaGCAGGTGTGTGAGCATTGGGGTCTCCAGCGATGGGTTGTTTAGTAACGGTGGTCCTGGAGACGGGCTGCAGGGTCTGTGTGGGGGGGCGGGCAGCTGGACGAGAGGGCGGAACAGAGACTGAAGCTGGTGTGTAAGAGTCGTTCTTCACCACCTTAGTGAACGGAGCCGAGAGAGAGCCTGACCccatctaaacacacacacacacacgtaagcAACATCAATATACACACAACACCCTcgatcaatgtgtgtgtgtgtgtgttgtgatgttgtgcGTCTCACTCGTGTCTGCAGGTTTTTGGCTGTAGTGATCTTCATCTGTTTGCTGGGCATCACAgcatcatcctcctcctcctcctcctcctcctcctacACACAGAACATCACAAACATTACACAATCTGCACTTAAGTCACACTCACTCATTTGACGAAAATATTTGTCTCCTTTAATTGGTTCCAAAACAATCACACAGAAGTATCAAactccttttaaaaaaatattgaaatatggtGGTGAAATTGTGTCGTGTCAGTCTCACCTGAGACGCTCTAGAAGGAACATTGATTCTTATCCCGCTGGTCATTCCCACCGGCCTCTgctgctgaacacacacacatttaacatGCGTCTTAAGTAGAAGTTTAGATTTGTCTATACTAATCTGCTCACCTGAATGGTTTTGGTTATCTTCAGAAGTGCTGCTTTCTGATTGGTTGTTGACGGGGCGCTTCTCTTCAAACTCAACCTATCGCGTGCATCCACTACTTTTGAAATCCCGCCTCCTGGCTGCAAGGCCACGCCGACTCTGGAGCTCAGGCCCTGATTGGTGGGAAAGTTCCTGGCGGCAGTGGTGATTGGAGCGGTATTTTGGATATGGATGTGTGGTATTCCTGCAGCGGTGGGCTTGGCGGGCTGAGACTGTACTGCGGTAAGAGGTGTCTGCTGTTGTTTACGCGAGTTTAACATCTGCCGCGCGTCCTGCACCGCACTGGTAGCCCCTCCTCGGCCACGGATGCGGGAGCGCGCATCTTTCTGTCCCAGTTTCTCTCTTGCGTCCTTCAACAGAAACCCTGGACGGACGAACAGGTGGATGAAAAACTGAGTAGCAGTTACAGAATTGCTTATTAAAAACAGCGCTCAAGGCATTCACCTGCAGTGGCTCCTCCCACTCCTAGTCGCTGTCTGACATCACTGGTGCCAATCTTCTGACGGGCATCAAAGGCCCTGCCCACCGACACCGCCCCTCTGCCATACATGGGCCTGTGGGACGGACAAACATTCCCAGATAAAACACAAGTTACATGATCCTGTTATAACATTCcggatttatttacatttttgccaaTGTTGATCACACATGTCTGAAGAGGGACTTCCATAAATTCATTAGCTCCACGgcatgaaaaaatactgtattatatattactatAAACCGTTTATTACAGTTATAACTACACTATGTAACTCATATATACACAACAAAAAGTTAGTAAACACTGTActgtttactttttaaatataatttactgtaattgttCTACCGTTCACTATCATAAACACAAGAGTATATCATGCAGGAATTCAACAgaaagcaaaacacaaacattcaacACAGCATATTAAAAACACGAGGTGATATAGTCATCACATCAAGATCGTGTGGTTGTGGTTTATATCGTGCAGTCTGCAGAACTCTGATAAGTTAAAGTCTTCGTTTAAACCTGTTAAAACTGAGAAATgagttaaatgaaaacaatgtttaacCGCAAACAACAGCGCAATGAAGGCCTTGAGTAGCGCGAAAGCCAATGATAACACGAGTTTAGACGTGAAAGCCAATCAGCGATGGCAGAGGGTGGGACATCACGTCCAGACACAACAGCGCTAATAAACAGACTCGCGAAAGCATAGAAACTTCCAAAAACAACTCCGCGTTTAAAAATGGCTGCTGTTTAAAATGTGTCGAAAGAAATACCTCTTACTGGAACCTCTAACGTTAACATTTCGACGCCGAATCACTTCATCCAGAGAAAGATCCGCCATGTCTGCGATCGCTGGAGCCCATTCGAACAACTCTACGCGTGAGCGGAAATAGATATGGGCGGGGCAAAGGAGTCGCAAGACGGCCAGCGGAGAGGGACAAATATCGATGCGTTCGATCGACATATACCGCCCTCTTAAGGGCAATTCGGAAAGGAACAATAATGGCCGCCGTGTAAAAAGAAAGTTCCAAACCGACATGTTGAAAACTGGCCACTATAAAGTTCCCTTCTTGAATTTCGAAGGTTACAACTGATGCGCACTTCACTGCACCATGATTGTCTGGGCAGATAGTTGCGTCACGACGGCCACTTCAAGAAGCAGTTGTTGGGTCCCTAAACCCTTCATCCATTCCAGGTCTCAGGACGTCTTAACCCTTCGGAATGTACAACATGCTGCTTTACAATAgggtttatttaatttatttattatatatccATTTGTCATTATCTGGTAGacgataaaatatatataacatgaatatattacagtgtgtgtgtgttaagtgcTTTCTTTTGATTTCACTTTCTCGATATTCTCTTGCtttacacatttcatttttagacAAACACAGCTGACCACCACCACATCAAACCTGCTTCAAATAAACAAGGTGTGAAACTTTACATTCgcgtttgaaaataaataagagaAGACTCTATACATACCTGAATGTATAAGGATGTTCTAAAGTGTTCGGTTAGAAAATGTATCTAGACGAAGCAGGACACACAAATCAATAACGTTGacttaattataatataaacaaacaaaataaaactaagtTGACAGCCCTCCCCCCACGGCGTCGCCAGACTGTGACGTTATACactttcccacaatgcaccgcTCGTATCCTCCAACCAGGGATTAAATGGCGAATTTTgagcatttaaaatacattttaattcgTAACTGTTTGTGTTATAGTGTACTAATGACGGACACACATGTGATGAGTGAAGAGAAGAGTGACTGCGCGCGCGCTCATTCTGTCACCATCACTGTGCACACACGCGCATTCTGTACTGTACTCTGTCTCGCGCTCCATCACGTCATGCCTTAAACTGATGAGTAAGGAAAATAACGACGCGGGGTGACGCCCGTGTCCTCGCTCAAACTCGCGAGAGGAATTTTTGTAAGGGCACAGGTCCGACTGCTGAGGTGACTCACCTACTTAGTGAGATGCCTCGCGGTACCAGGATCTGCCCCGGACCCTAATGAGTGATGATTAAAGAAACTTAGAGTCAGTAGATAAAACTTCAATGTCTTAAGATGTGAATCTAAATatgtacacaaaaatatttaatacctTTATACGGATAACTTGATAAGCACGATCCACGGTTGTTTAATATTCTGTATAgtttagataaaaaataaaatatttatccaCGTACATGagatgtgagatggtggtctagtgtgttaaaccactgaactggtaatcaaaggttgctggttcaatcccagcagtcaccaccagtgtgtccttgagcaagacactttactccatattgctccagggggattgtccctgtaataagtgcactgtaagtcgcttttaagcgtctgccaaatgactaaattataaattatacattttatatatgatGATACCccaaataatgtaatgttgtcataaaacattacatttgtttgtcCAAGGTACCCACAAGCCAAAACGCTATCACAACAATTTCGTATTATTTTGGATTCATATGTCGTAAATGTCAGAATAAAACCAATAACTGTTCCCAAAATCCGTTGATTATTTATTGCATGGTTTAATAGCTGACGTCATGACCATTGAAGAAAACGTAACATCTTTCATCTTAAAACTTTGTCAGGGCTGTAATGAAAAAGACTTCATTTCCCATGATGCATCTATTTAACGCTCTTTACTCTAGCGCCGCGGGAACAACGCGCGTCGCCGCGCTGTTATCATCGCGCGCAATGGCTGCAGCTCTATCTCGCGCTCTGAAATTACCAGGTTAGTTCAACATTATTTACAAGGCAGAGATGTAATAATAAAAGTGTAGCGATAGCTCAGATGTGACCGAGCGCTCGTGCGCTGTCGCCTTGTGCGTTGATCAGTGACGTCATTGATGTGGAACAATTCATAGACGCATATGCCGTTATAACGTGAGAGTGCATTTAAAACTCTACACGCTTGTCAACATAACCGATCAGAACTCTAATCGATTAGAGGTTTAATTGAGCACGCACAGATAACCTTAATAAATACAGTGAGCGCGACGCGAAAGAACTACTGTGCGCATGAAATTAAACGACACGTTGAAATAACGATATGAAATATTGCCACGCGTGATATTAAACCATAAACAATAATCATTCCTGCAGATCATTAAAGCACTATGTGCTGGGTTCATGTGCAAAGAAACACTGCTATTATCAATACATGACCATCACTCCTGTGAGCCGCCAATGTCCTCAAGTGGATAAAAGACGTACAGATCTAATCATTGAATAATTGTtagaattgtgtgtttgttaagaCGTGTGAGTTTCGTCATTACGTTTAAACACGCAGTGAAGTGCATTAGAAAGTGTAGCTTTGTTTGATGCGTTGACGTCATGtccactgaaacaggaagttagtGAGAGACCCCTCCCTCTTTAAAACCAGTCTGCAgaatgatgatgtcatattAACCATTGATGTGTAATGGAAGTGAGACCCTGTCCGTTTTGAATGCTTATACATGTTGTTTATATCCTTAAACTCCCAGTTTGTACTAAAAGACCACAAGTATGTAATAGCACAAGCTTGATTATGATAGAAAAcatggcgtgtgtgtgtgtgtgtgtgtgtgtgtgtgtgtgtaggaaaGAAGGCATCAGATCTGGGCGAGTATGACCCTCTGACGCAGGTGGACAGTGAGGATGAAACTGAAGACGATGATCTGGTTCTGAATTATCCTCGGAACGGTCTGAGTCCGGTCTTACCGGAGCTGAGGGGACGGCTGGTGAATGAGGAGGAGTTTCACGAGGAGGAGTGGATAGCTCATCATGTGCAGAGAGAGGAGGAGGGGCATGAGGCGGATGGGGCGGGGCCAGGAGAGAGTCAGGGCGGAGACTCTGAAGAGAAGGCGTTGCGAGTACGAGGATCTCTGCGGACCGCCGCCTTCCTGCTGCCGTTGACGTGTGCGGCGCTCGTGATTCTGCTGTGCGCGTTTCTCGTACCCTGCCCGCAGGGGGCGTCGCACAACAGACCGTGGGAGCGTCTGCTCGGAGATGTCGGGGGTGAGTGACATGTAACCACATAACCAATGAAATCTCAGCGATGTACGTGCTCGACTGTGAGTTTTTTCTATCAGGTGTGACATCGCCTcctgttgcattgtgggatgtgGATGGAGACGGACTGGACGATGTGCTGATTGGCGTCAGAAACATTTCTAATGACAGTCAGCCAATGAACACCCAGAATAAAAGTGAGAAGATCGCACACACATCACACGAGCACTCATAAGGCTCAGATGTGGAGagttacagtgtgtgtgtgtgtgattgtgtagAGTACAGCGTGGTTGCGGTGAGTGGAGTCGATGGGCAGCTGCTGTGGAGGAAGACGCTCAGAGAAACACTGACCTCAGTTCAGTGTGGACTACACACAGGAACTACATCATCAGCTTGTGTCGTCATCAGCTCTGGACACATCATCAGTGTCAACTCCTCCACAggttacacacacatgcacatacacatgcGCGCATTCACGCTACAGACACACACCCAcgaacatatacacacacatgaacgcatgaatgcaaacatgcacaaacacgCATACATATCCGCGCATGCACGCtgcagacacacatgcacagacacacgcacgcacagacacacgcacgcacagacacacgcacagacgcacgcacgcacagacgcacaaacacacgcacacacgcgcgcacacgcacgcacacacacacacacagttgtccTGAATGTCCAAAAATTTGAAAGAGGCGATTTCTAATCAAACTGaggtttattaatcagattatAACAAAATTCTGCgcgctgggttgctggacaacactcctctgtccttcccaggaacaacaacccccacagcacatattcacagcatttattgttatttcacgccgatctctcttctgctgGGGGCCGGGATCTTCCTTGTttccaccaatcaccaacttctgccttatctcgttcctgtaaaacacttctgaaacaacattccaaATACCTCCCCCAACCCCCTAAACAACTGCAGCTGAAGATGCCCCGTCTCCCCCACAGACTCACATTCCTCTGCTGCAAGCACTTCATTATCAGCACATAGCTTGGGTATCaacaatattatgacttcacctctatataagacaaaactaaataaatgattaaatccttcaacacacacacacacacacacacacacacatgcatgcatgcaaaCGCGTACACTCACATGCATAGGCGCGTGCATACACTCATGCACGCATACAtgcgcacagacacacatgcacaaacatacGCCCCCGCATGCACACACGCGCACTCACATGgacacatactcacacacatgctcgcacgcacgcacacatacgCACAAACATCAACAAGATTAactggagagcaaatggaaagtTTCATTGAgttctcatgtgtgtctgtgataGTTCTCCTGAGGAAAGAGTCTGAagtgtgtctgtcattagagtttgacaagagatgtcaacaatgtgtcaagcTGTGATTGATGATACGAGTGTGTGGATAATTGTGTTGTGGGTGATTTCAGGTAGAATGTTGTGGACTGCACCTGTGGGGGATGTTGTGTCTCCTGCTGTTCTTCTTCCTGATCTACAGGGAGACACAATCCCAGATTTACTCATCGCAACACTGCCAGCAGACCAGGtgacgcacacagacacacacatgtttgcacagctatctttatgaggactaACCCTAATCCtgacctaaacctgattataacctaaaccctaaaaccaggtcttgaccctcaaacagtcctttaaaggggtctcagaaagtgaaaatgtcctcactttactctcttagtcctcattctgctggtctaaaactcaaactggtcctcataaagatagatgtacacacacacacacattgattgATCCACTGagtgttaatgtgtgtttgcaGGTGTCTGATTTGGCTCTGGTGTTGATCTCTGGGAGGTCAGGAGCTCTGATTGGCCGGCCGGTGAACTTTAACCTCACAACACAGGGAAAGCTGATTGGTCCACTGCTGCATGAGACTGTGACTGGAGCTTATTACATTCTGTTTGGACTGGGTGAGAttctgaatgtgtgtttgtgtgcatgcgtgtgtgtgatcAGATGTGTGCTTCTTACCTGCTGGATGATTGTCATGTTGTGTGTTCAGGCACTGTGGAGGCCGTGTCACTGCACTACATTTACAGTCAGGCAACAGGCAGGACACCAATCTCCAAAATCACACTGAAGGACCCCCGCTGGGAGCATCTGAGGAACAGCAGCACAACATCACAAATTCATATTAGCAGGTGacaacacacacgcaacagtaacacacacacgcaacagtaacacacacacgcaacagtaacacacacacacacacgcaacagtaacacacacgcaacagtaacacacacacacacacacacacgcaacagtaacacacacgcaacagtaacacacacacgcaacagtaacacacacgcaacagtaacacacacacgcaacagtaacacacacacgcaacagtaacacacacacgcaacagtaacacacacgcaacagtaacacacacgcaacagtaacacacacacgcaacagtaacacacacacgcaacagtaacacacacacaacagtaacacacacacaacagtaacacacacatgcaacagtaacacacatgcaacagtaacacacacacgcaacagtaacacacacacacacgcaacagtaacacacacgcaacagtcacacacacacacacacgcaacagtaacacacacgcaacagtaacacacacacgcaacagtaacacacacgcaacagtaacacacacacacgcaacagtaacacacacacacactcgacagtaacacacacacgcaacagtaacacacacacgcaacagtaacacacacacacactcgacagtaacacacacacgcaacagtaacacacacgcaacagtaacacacacacgcaacagtaacacacacacgcaacagtaacacacacacacacacacgcaacagtaacacacacacacacgcaacagtaacacacacacacgcaacagtaactcacacgcaacagtaacacacacgcaacagtaacacacacacacgcaacagtaacacacacacacacaacagtaacacacacgcaacagtaacacacacgcaacagtaacacacacacgcaacagtaacacacacgcaacagtaacacacacgcaacagtaacacacacacgcaacagtaacacacacgcaacagtaacacacacacgcaacagtaacacacacgcaacagtaacacacacgcaacagtaacacacacacgcaacagtaacacacacacgcaacagtaacacgcaacagtaacacacacgcaacagtaacacacacacgcaacagtaacacacacacacgccagtaacacacacacgcaacagtaacacacacacgcaacagtaacacacacgcaacagtaacacgcaacagtaacacacacgcaacagtaacacacacacgcaacagtaacacacacacacgcaacagtaacacacacacgcaacagtaacacacacacacgcaacagtaacacacacacgcaacagtaacacacacacgcaacagtaacacacacacgcaacagtaacacacacacacgcaacagtaacacacacgcaacagtaacacacacatgcaacagtaacacacacgcaacagtaacacacacacacacacaacagtaacacacacacgcaacagtaacacacacgcaacagtaacacacacacgcaacactaac
This region of Triplophysa dalaica isolate WHDGS20190420 chromosome 7, ASM1584641v1, whole genome shotgun sequence genomic DNA includes:
- the LOC130426319 gene encoding polymerase delta-interacting protein 3-like isoform X5 codes for the protein MYGRGAVSVGRAFDARQKIGTSDVRQRLGVGGATAGFLLKDAREKLGQKDARSRIRGRGGATSAVQDARQMLNSRKQQQTPLTAVQSQPAKPTAAGIPHIHIQNTAPITTAARNFPTNQGLSSRVGVALQPGGGISKVVDARDRLSLKRSAPSTTNQKAALLKITKTIQQQRPVGMTSGIRINVPSRASQEEEEEEEEDDAVMPSKQMKITTAKNLQTRMGSGSLSAPFTKVVKNDSYTPASVSVPPSRPAARPPTQTLQPVSRTTVTKQPIAGDPNAHTPAAQPVCSPLEGTKITVNNLHPRVTEEDIVELFCVCGALKRARMVKVGVAEVVFVRKEDAVSAYRKYNNRCLDGQPMKCNLHIQGNIITSEQPILLRLSDTPGAEGSGQKEGSSRSGSRTSSTPDVDPQTILKALFKSSSQQPNPSETPGSTAFRIKI
- the LOC130426319 gene encoding polymerase delta-interacting protein 3-like isoform X2; the encoded protein is MADLSLDEVIRRRNVNVRGSSKRPMYGRGAVSVGRAFDARQKIGTSDVRQRLGVGGATAGFLLKDAREKLGQKDARSRIRGRGGATSAVQDARQMLNSRKQQQTPLTAVQSQPAKPTAAGIPHIHIQNTAPITTAARNFPTNQGLSSRVGVALQPGGGISKVVDARDRLSLKRSAPSTTNQKAALLKITKTIQQRPVGMTSGIRINVPSRASQEEEEEEEEDDAVMPSKQMKITTAKNLQTRMGSGSLSAPFTKVVKNDSYTPASVSVPPSRPAARPPTQTLQPVSRTTVTKQPIAGDPNAHTPAAQPVCSPLEGTKITVNNLHPRVTEEDIVELFCVCGALKRARMVKVGVAEVVFVRKEDAVSAYRKYNNRCLDGQPMKCNLHIQGNIITSEQPILLRLSDTPGAEGSGQKEGSSRSGSRTSSTPDVDPQTILKALFKSSSQQPNPSETPGSTAFRIKI
- the LOC130426319 gene encoding polymerase delta-interacting protein 3-like isoform X3, whose translation is MADLSLDEVIRRRNVNVRGSSKRPMYGRGAVSVGRAFDARQKIGTSDVRQRLGVGGATAGFLLKDAREKLGQKDARSRIRGRGGATSAVQDARQMLNSRKQQQTPLTAVQSQPAKPTAAGIPHIHIQNTAPITTAARNFPTNQGLSSRVGVALQPGGGISKVVDARDRLSLKRSAPSTTNQKAALLKITKTIQQQRPVGMTSGIRINVPSRASQEEEEEEEDDAVMPSKQMKITTAKNLQTRMGSGSLSAPFTKVVKNDSYTPASVSVPPSRPAARPPTQTLQPVSRTTVTKQPIAGDPNAHTPAAQPVCSPLEGTKITVNNLHPRVTEEDIVELFCVCGALKRARMVKVGVAEVVFVRKEDAVSAYRKYNNRCLDGQPMKCNLHIQGNIITSEQPILLRLSDTPGAEGSGQKEGSSRSGSRTSSTPDVDPQTILKALFKSSSQQPNPSETPGSTAFRIKI
- the LOC130426319 gene encoding polymerase delta-interacting protein 3-like isoform X1, yielding MADLSLDEVIRRRNVNVRGSSKRPMYGRGAVSVGRAFDARQKIGTSDVRQRLGVGGATAGFLLKDAREKLGQKDARSRIRGRGGATSAVQDARQMLNSRKQQQTPLTAVQSQPAKPTAAGIPHIHIQNTAPITTAARNFPTNQGLSSRVGVALQPGGGISKVVDARDRLSLKRSAPSTTNQKAALLKITKTIQQQRPVGMTSGIRINVPSRASQEEEEEEEEDDAVMPSKQMKITTAKNLQTRMGSGSLSAPFTKVVKNDSYTPASVSVPPSRPAARPPTQTLQPVSRTTVTKQPIAGDPNAHTPAAQPVCSPLEGTKITVNNLHPRVTEEDIVELFCVCGALKRARMVKVGVAEVVFVRKEDAVSAYRKYNNRCLDGQPMKCNLHIQGNIITSEQPILLRLSDTPGAEGSGQKEGSSRSGSRTSSTPDVDPQTILKALFKSSSQQPNPSETPGSTAFRIKI
- the LOC130426319 gene encoding polymerase delta-interacting protein 3-like isoform X4, with the translated sequence MPMYGRGAVSVGRAFDARQKIGTSDVRQRLGVGGATAGFLLKDAREKLGQKDARSRIRGRGGATSAVQDARQMLNSRKQQQTPLTAVQSQPAKPTAAGIPHIHIQNTAPITTAARNFPTNQGLSSRVGVALQPGGGISKVVDARDRLSLKRSAPSTTNQKAALLKITKTIQQQRPVGMTSGIRINVPSRASQEEEEEEEEDDAVMPSKQMKITTAKNLQTRMGSGSLSAPFTKVVKNDSYTPASVSVPPSRPAARPPTQTLQPVSRTTVTKQPIAGDPNAHTPAAQPVCSPLEGTKITVNNLHPRVTEEDIVELFCVCGALKRARMVKVGVAEVVFVRKEDAVSAYRKYNNRCLDGQPMKCNLHIQGNIITSEQPILLRLSDTPGAEGSGQKEGSSRSGSRTSSTPDVDPQTILKALFKSSSQQPNPSETPGSTAFRIKI
- the LOC130426940 gene encoding protein FAM234B-like isoform X1; this translates as MMHLFNALYSSAAGTTRVAALLSSRAMAAALSRALKLPGKKASDLGEYDPLTQVDSEDETEDDDLVLNYPRNGLSPVLPELRGRLVNEEEFHEEEWIAHHVQREEEGHEADGAGPGESQGGDSEEKALRVRGSLRTAAFLLPLTCAALVILLCAFLVPCPQGASHNRPWERLLGDVGGVTSPPVALWDVDGDGLDDVLIGVRNISNDSQPMNTQNKKYSVVAVSGVDGQLLWRKTLRETLTSVQCGLHTGTTSSACVVISSGHIISVNSSTGRMLWTAPVGDVVSPAVLLPDLQGDTIPDLLIATLPADQVSDLALVLISGRSGALIGRPVNFNLTTQGKLIGPLLHETVTGAYYILFGLGTVEAVSLHYIYSQATGRTPISKITLKDPRWEHLRNSSTTSQIHISSGSEQVELLVPLVAGLCHTNNNVDGAWLQNSSRSDWILVCELNSRLSVVRESDGRPEWTLHLTSIHSRPASGHFNDDGVPDLLIHQSANGVRKVQIIDGARGRSLWEAEFVCPRLAVEDVTVLTASGQSVFLFWAGDPLSHSQNVTKTAAAEPVLRRLFLLHPMYPMILLELSSTTDTVLTATVSYDQQQKDAVYISVSSRPRSGLGAGAQMLKSLSMKRAVAGAGMMELEDVRRDGGSDRPATEFHINTFFRRLSFKQQ
- the LOC130426940 gene encoding protein FAM234B-like isoform X2; amino-acid sequence: MMHLFNALYSSAAGTTRVAALLSSRAMAAALSRALKLPGKKASDLGEYDPLTQVDSEDETEDDDLVLNYPRNGLSPVLPELRGRLVNEEEFHEEEWIAHHVQREEEGHEADGAGPGESQGGDSEEKALRVRGSLRTAAFLLPLTCAALVILLCAFLVPCPQGASHNRPWERLLGDVGGVTSPPVALWDVDGDGLDDVLIGVRNISNDSQPMNTQNKKYSVVAVSGVDGQLLWRKTLRETLTSVQCGLHTGTTSSACVVISSGHIISVNSSTGRMLWTAPVGDVVSPAVLLPDLQGDTIPDLLIATLPADQVSDLALVLISGRSGALIGRPVNFNLTTQGKLIGPLLHETVTGAYYILFGLGTVEAVSLHYIYSQATGRTPISKITLKDPRWEHLRNSSTTSQIHISSGSEQVELLVPLVAGLCHTNNNVDGAWLQNSSRSDWILVCELNSRLSVVRESDGRPEWTLHLTSIHSRPASGHFNDDGVPDLLIHQSANGVRKVQIIDGARGRSLWEAEFVCPRLAVEDVTVLTASGQSVFLFWAGDPLSHSQNVTKTAAAEPVLRRLFLLHPMYPMILLELSSTTDTVLTATVSYDQQQKDAVYISVSSRPRSGLGAGAQMLKSLSMKRAVAGAGMMELEDVRRDGGSDRPATEFHINTFFRRLSFKQ